A genomic region of Candidatus Methylomirabilota bacterium contains the following coding sequences:
- the atpE gene encoding ATP synthase F0 subunit C, translated as MIAAGIGMALAAGLCGLGQGRAIASAVEGIARQPGAAARIQTAMIIGLALIESLAIYTLVIAIILLFANPFK; from the coding sequence GTGATCGCGGCCGGGATCGGCATGGCGCTGGCGGCGGGCCTCTGCGGCTTGGGCCAGGGCCGGGCGATCGCGTCGGCGGTGGAGGGGATCGCGCGGCAGCCCGGCGCCGCCGCCCGCATCCAGACCGCCATGATCATCGGTCTGGCCCTCATCGAGTCGCTGGCGATCTACACCCTGGTGATCGCGATCATCCTGCTCTTCGCGAATCCGTTCAAATAG
- a CDS encoding redox-sensing transcriptional repressor Rex, which produces MPRSSSRIAKIPEMTVRRLSIYVRCLAQLEEDGVKTISSQELAERFHLNSAQVRKDLAYFGEFGIRGIGYYVQNLRAELQRLLGLDREWRVVLVGFGNLGSALFNYRGFTRQGFRIAAIVDDDPGKAGRTVNGLQIAPLAELPRVVKQHGIQIAVIAVPAEAAQGIVERLVASGVRAILNFAPVRLNVPKDVRLQNVDLSIELENLSFHLAQGGR; this is translated from the coding sequence ATGCCGCGCTCATCATCCCGCATCGCCAAGATCCCGGAGATGACCGTCCGCCGGCTCTCGATCTACGTCCGCTGCCTGGCCCAGCTCGAGGAGGACGGCGTCAAGACCATCTCCTCCCAGGAGCTGGCGGAGCGCTTCCATCTCAACTCCGCCCAGGTGCGGAAGGACCTCGCCTACTTCGGCGAGTTCGGGATCCGTGGCATCGGTTACTACGTTCAGAACCTCCGGGCCGAGCTCCAGCGGCTCCTCGGCCTGGATCGCGAGTGGCGGGTCGTGCTGGTGGGCTTCGGGAACCTCGGCTCGGCGCTCTTCAACTACCGGGGGTTCACCCGCCAGGGCTTCCGGATCGCGGCCATCGTCGACGACGATCCGGGCAAGGCGGGGCGGACGGTGAACGGCTTGCAGATCGCTCCGCTGGCCGAGCTGCCGCGCGTGGTCAAGCAGCACGGCATCCAGATCGCGGTGATCGCCGTCCCGGCCGAGGCCGCCCAGGGCATCGTCGAGCGGCTCGTGGCGTCGGGGGTACGAGCCATCCTCAACTTCGCGCCAGTCCGGCTCAACGTGCCGAAAGACGTGCGGCTCCAGAACGTCGACCTCTCGATCGAGCTCGAGAACCTCTCCTTCCATCTCGCCCAGGGCGGCCGCTAG
- the mfd gene encoding transcription-repair coupling factor, whose product MSLLLTSPTTLLEWGDLARAREAIHRGADRVVLEGLWGSAKALALAGLLPADGPACVLVPAGLAVPRVVDDLRAFVTLLGVKAPEDIAAFPAPHTALWRGGADREEEAERAALLGRLLQGAPLWLVTTPRGVMGALPVPDLVGRQRLTIAVRDALDRDALLDHLTAAGYERVQTVGEVGQWSVRGGIVDLFSPTRPTPVRLEFDGDVVESIRAFDPSSQRSTESLSSVAVLPMVPGEGAATLLGYLPREAVCVVEDPQLLEPAPDEPDLGAAIAGHPRVECGLLVTGGPDAFRLETRSVATFRGQFRRLVAELAAWRAEGFRVRLMAGEAPTAARLREILGDHELDAPVVPALLGPESLAVVIGGAHAGFECPALGLVCLTETELFGARRTPRRQPAYHRGSGISAFTDLAPGDLVVHVEHGIGRYGGLVTLTVDRQEADYLLLDYAEGDRLYLPVQRMAAVSKYVGGGEGPARIDKLGGTSWQKTKESVRASVRQIAGDLLRLYAARQVLEGFAIGPDTPWQHEFEAAFAFEETPDQLEAIAQVRADLERPRPMDRLVCGDVGYGKTEVAMRAAMKVATDGRQVAVLVPTTILAQQHATTFRERFTPYPLRVEMLSRFRSPREQKAVLAGLANGTVDVVIGTHRLLSKDVTFKDLGLLVVDEEHRFGVTHKERLKQLRKTVHVLTLTATPIPRTLSMALSGIRDLSVIETPPADRLSVETVVCRFDTHVIKDAIERELSRGGQVFVVHNRIQSLPALTRLLQRLAPRARLAMAHGQMPEAQLERTMTRYVAGEFDVLVSTAIVESGLDIPASNTIVINRADRLGLAQLYQLRGRVGRDRLQAYAYLLIPADGRVDETAAKRLRVIQELTELGSGLKVALRDLEIRGAGNLLGAEQHGQIEAVGFDLYLKLLDQAVRELKGEPVEEELDPVVTVEAAAYLPEHYVPEAAQRLGLYKRLAGARRQVEVEEVRAELKDRFGPLPAAAQQLLDVVVLRVTAKALRIEKLEVRGGRALVTFAPGTAVTPARLLTLLRAQPKRLRLVREFVLEATVPAAPWRDTHAALLRLLTELA is encoded by the coding sequence GTGTCCTTGCTGCTGACCTCTCCCACGACGCTCCTCGAGTGGGGCGACCTTGCGCGAGCGCGTGAGGCCATCCACCGGGGCGCCGACCGGGTGGTTCTTGAAGGGCTCTGGGGCTCGGCCAAGGCCCTTGCCCTCGCGGGGCTTCTCCCGGCGGATGGGCCGGCGTGTGTCCTGGTGCCGGCGGGCCTGGCGGTGCCCCGCGTCGTCGACGACCTCCGGGCGTTCGTGACCCTGCTCGGCGTCAAGGCGCCCGAGGACATCGCGGCGTTTCCGGCCCCCCACACCGCCCTCTGGCGCGGCGGCGCCGATCGGGAGGAGGAGGCCGAGCGCGCCGCGCTTCTGGGCCGGCTCCTCCAGGGCGCGCCGCTCTGGCTCGTGACGACGCCTCGGGGCGTGATGGGTGCTCTCCCCGTGCCCGACCTCGTCGGGCGCCAGCGGCTCACGATCGCCGTCAGGGACGCTCTCGACCGCGACGCCCTGCTGGACCACTTGACGGCGGCGGGCTACGAGCGGGTCCAGACGGTGGGCGAGGTCGGGCAGTGGAGCGTGCGGGGCGGGATCGTCGACCTCTTCTCGCCGACCCGGCCGACTCCCGTCCGGCTCGAGTTCGACGGCGACGTGGTGGAGTCGATCCGGGCCTTCGATCCCTCGAGCCAGCGCTCGACGGAGTCGCTGAGCTCCGTGGCCGTCCTCCCGATGGTGCCGGGGGAAGGGGCGGCGACGCTCCTCGGCTACCTCCCTCGCGAGGCCGTCTGCGTCGTCGAGGATCCGCAGCTTCTCGAGCCCGCGCCCGACGAGCCGGATCTCGGCGCCGCCATCGCCGGACACCCGCGCGTGGAGTGCGGGCTCCTGGTCACCGGCGGGCCGGACGCGTTCCGCCTGGAGACTCGGTCGGTCGCGACGTTCCGCGGCCAGTTCCGCCGGCTCGTGGCCGAGCTCGCCGCCTGGCGGGCCGAGGGCTTCCGTGTCCGGCTCATGGCGGGCGAGGCCCCGACGGCTGCCCGGCTCCGGGAGATCCTCGGAGACCACGAGCTCGACGCCCCGGTCGTCCCGGCCCTCCTCGGGCCCGAGTCCCTGGCCGTGGTGATCGGGGGTGCCCACGCGGGCTTCGAGTGCCCGGCGCTCGGGCTCGTCTGCCTGACCGAGACCGAGCTCTTCGGCGCCCGGCGAACCCCACGGCGCCAGCCCGCCTACCACCGGGGCAGCGGCATCAGCGCGTTCACGGACCTCGCCCCCGGCGACCTCGTCGTCCACGTCGAGCATGGCATCGGACGGTATGGCGGCCTGGTGACCCTGACCGTCGACCGTCAGGAGGCCGACTATCTCCTGCTCGACTACGCCGAAGGGGACCGTCTCTACCTCCCCGTCCAGCGGATGGCAGCGGTCTCGAAGTACGTCGGCGGCGGGGAGGGTCCCGCCCGGATCGACAAGCTGGGCGGGACGAGCTGGCAGAAGACCAAAGAGTCGGTGCGCGCCTCCGTCCGGCAGATCGCCGGTGACCTCCTCCGGCTCTACGCCGCCCGACAGGTCCTCGAGGGGTTCGCCATCGGCCCCGACACGCCCTGGCAGCACGAGTTCGAGGCCGCGTTCGCGTTCGAGGAGACCCCGGATCAGCTCGAGGCCATCGCCCAGGTGCGGGCCGATCTCGAGCGCCCGCGCCCCATGGACCGGCTCGTCTGCGGCGACGTCGGGTACGGCAAGACCGAGGTCGCCATGCGGGCCGCCATGAAGGTCGCCACGGACGGCCGACAGGTCGCCGTGCTGGTGCCCACGACGATCCTCGCCCAGCAGCACGCGACGACCTTCCGGGAGCGCTTTACGCCCTATCCGCTGCGGGTCGAGATGCTCTCGCGCTTCCGGTCACCGCGAGAGCAGAAGGCGGTCCTGGCCGGGCTGGCCAACGGCACCGTGGACGTGGTGATCGGGACGCACCGGCTCCTCTCGAAGGACGTGACCTTCAAGGATCTCGGCCTCCTCGTCGTGGACGAGGAGCACCGGTTCGGCGTCACCCACAAGGAGCGCCTCAAGCAGCTGCGGAAGACCGTGCACGTGCTCACGCTGACCGCCACGCCGATCCCGCGAACCCTCTCGATGGCGCTCTCGGGGATCCGGGACCTCTCGGTCATCGAGACCCCGCCGGCCGACCGGCTGTCCGTGGAAACGGTCGTGTGCCGGTTCGATACCCACGTGATCAAGGACGCGATCGAGCGCGAGCTCAGCCGTGGGGGCCAGGTGTTCGTGGTCCACAATCGGATCCAGTCCCTGCCCGCGCTGACCCGACTTCTCCAGCGCCTCGCCCCGCGGGCCCGCCTCGCGATGGCCCACGGCCAGATGCCGGAGGCTCAGCTCGAGCGGACGATGACCCGCTATGTCGCCGGCGAGTTCGACGTCCTGGTCTCCACGGCGATCGTCGAGTCGGGCCTCGACATCCCGGCCTCGAACACGATCGTCATCAACCGCGCGGATCGACTCGGGCTGGCCCAGCTCTACCAGCTCCGCGGTCGGGTGGGACGCGATCGCCTCCAGGCCTACGCGTACCTCTTGATCCCGGCCGACGGGCGCGTGGATGAGACTGCCGCCAAGCGGCTCCGGGTGATCCAGGAGCTCACCGAGCTGGGGTCGGGGTTGAAGGTCGCCCTGCGCGACCTCGAGATCCGCGGCGCCGGCAACCTGCTGGGGGCCGAGCAGCACGGTCAGATCGAGGCCGTCGGATTCGATCTCTACCTGAAGCTCCTGGACCAGGCGGTTCGCGAGCTCAAGGGGGAGCCCGTCGAAGAAGAGCTGGACCCGGTGGTGACGGTGGAGGCGGCCGCGTACCTGCCGGAGCACTACGTGCCGGAGGCGGCCCAGCGTCTCGGCCTCTACAAGCGGCTGGCCGGCGCCCGCCGCCAGGTCGAGGTCGAGGAAGTGCGGGCCGAGCTCAAGGACCGATTCGGACCGCTCCCTGCCGCGGCCCAGCAGCTGCTCGACGTGGTGGTGCTCCGGGTCACGGCCAAGGCGCTGCGGATCGAGAAGCTGGAGGTTCGGGGCGGCCGCGCACTCGTCACCTTCGCCCCGGGCACGGCGGTCACGCCCGCGCGATTGCTCACGCTGCTGCGCGCCCAGCCGAAGCGCCTCCGGCTGGTCCGCGAGTTCGTCCTGGAGGCGACCGTCCCGGCCGCGCCCTGGCGCGATACGCACGCGGCGCTGCTGAGACTGCTGACGGAGCTCGCCTGA
- the atpB gene encoding F0F1 ATP synthase subunit A, with product MEALEPPIFNTFGVPHHVAFTWVVMVILTALALAAARRPALVPTGLQNAMEAALEFILGLIDDVIGPEGRRYLPLIATLGLYIFASNLLGLVPGFTAPTDNVNTTASCALVVFFTYHWIGIRQHGLWAYLKHFAGPMPALAPLMVPIELISHLARPLSLTLRLFGNMLGGHILLSIVFFMTVGLSTWALSGAAGVFGWLIGGFGTIVAIAFTVGFLFPLKLLVAFLQAFIFVMLSMLYIAGALAAEHEHAPAHGPAAHGEAAAHH from the coding sequence GTGGAAGCGCTCGAGCCGCCCATTTTCAACACCTTCGGTGTCCCGCACCACGTGGCCTTCACCTGGGTGGTCATGGTGATCCTCACCGCCCTCGCCCTCGCCGCCGCCCGGCGGCCCGCCCTGGTCCCCACCGGGCTTCAGAACGCGATGGAGGCGGCGCTCGAGTTCATCCTCGGCCTCATCGACGACGTGATTGGCCCCGAAGGCCGACGCTACCTGCCGCTGATCGCCACCCTCGGCCTGTACATCTTCGCGTCGAACCTGCTGGGCCTGGTGCCGGGCTTCACGGCCCCGACCGATAATGTCAACACGACTGCCTCCTGCGCGCTGGTCGTGTTCTTCACCTACCACTGGATCGGGATCCGGCAGCACGGCCTGTGGGCGTACCTCAAGCACTTCGCCGGCCCCATGCCGGCCCTGGCGCCGCTCATGGTCCCGATCGAGCTGATCAGTCACCTCGCCCGGCCGCTGTCGCTCACCTTGCGGCTGTTCGGCAACATGCTGGGCGGGCACATCCTGCTCTCGATCGTCTTCTTCATGACGGTGGGTCTCTCGACCTGGGCCCTGTCGGGCGCGGCCGGGGTGTTCGGATGGCTGATCGGGGGGTTCGGGACGATCGTGGCCATCGCCTTCACGGTGGGCTTCCTTTTTCCGTTGAAGCTCCTGGTCGCGTTCCTCCAGGCCTTCATCTTCGTCATGCTCTCGATGCTGTACATCGCGGGGGCCCTGGCGGCCGAGCACGAGCACGCCCCGGCTCATGGGCCGGCGGCTCACGGCGAGGCGGCGGCCCACCACTGA
- a CDS encoding peptidylprolyl isomerase, with the protein MRHWLRWLTALALVGALAGCRGTPPALPPVPATSGSLLLPAAAAPAVPPDQSVVDRVVAVVNEDVIMMSELQEALILYLRETKEAAPATSTAVLELQQKVLTRMVEHRLQVQEARREKVEVTDEEVQQTLDDFVRKNGGDRPQIEEQLRGQGLTWEGLRREMRDQLMVQKIRSRRVTRRANVTESEVDAYVAANRDKLEHDLKYRPRHIAVLAEPPDSGAAWERAKAEAEALAVRLRNGADFAELAQEYSKDGSAAAGGDLGWLRRGELQALFEEPILRLGKGEVTEPVRSAAGYHLFKLEDREEVTPEMLAQLRQQARDILLQRKAQARFDEWVQRLREKALIVERL; encoded by the coding sequence ATGAGGCACTGGCTTCGCTGGCTGACGGCTCTCGCGCTCGTGGGCGCCCTGGCCGGGTGCCGGGGCACGCCCCCCGCCCTGCCACCCGTGCCGGCGACCAGCGGCTCGCTCCTGCTTCCCGCCGCCGCCGCTCCAGCAGTGCCGCCGGACCAGTCGGTGGTCGACCGCGTCGTGGCCGTCGTGAACGAGGACGTCATCATGATGTCCGAACTCCAGGAGGCCCTGATCCTCTACCTCCGGGAGACCAAGGAGGCGGCGCCCGCCACGTCGACGGCGGTGCTCGAGCTCCAGCAGAAGGTGCTCACGCGGATGGTGGAACACCGGCTCCAGGTGCAGGAGGCGCGCCGCGAGAAAGTCGAGGTGACCGACGAAGAAGTCCAGCAGACGCTCGACGACTTCGTGCGCAAGAACGGCGGAGACCGGCCGCAGATCGAGGAGCAGCTCCGGGGTCAGGGACTCACCTGGGAGGGGCTCCGGCGGGAGATGCGCGACCAGCTCATGGTCCAGAAGATCCGGAGCCGGCGCGTCACCCGCCGGGCCAACGTGACCGAATCGGAAGTGGACGCCTACGTGGCCGCCAACCGCGACAAGCTCGAACACGACCTCAAGTACCGCCCGCGCCATATCGCCGTGCTGGCCGAGCCGCCCGATTCGGGGGCGGCCTGGGAGCGCGCCAAGGCCGAAGCCGAGGCCCTGGCGGTCCGGCTGCGGAACGGGGCGGACTTTGCGGAGCTGGCCCAGGAGTACTCGAAGGATGGGTCGGCGGCCGCCGGGGGCGACCTGGGGTGGCTCCGTCGCGGCGAGCTTCAGGCGCTCTTCGAGGAGCCGATCCTCAGACTGGGCAAGGGCGAGGTCACCGAGCCCGTCCGGTCGGCGGCCGGGTATCACCTCTTCAAGCTGGAGGATCGGGAGGAGGTGACGCCGGAGATGCTCGCCCAGCTACGCCAGCAGGCCCGCGACATCCTGCTGCAGCGCAAGGCCCAGGCGCGCTTCGACGAGTGGGTGCAGCGCCTGCGTGAAAAGGCTCTTATCGTCGAGCGGCTGTAA
- the rpmE gene encoding 50S ribosomal protein L31, translated as MKAAIHPEYVETTITCACGEVIHTRSTRPNIRVEICSKCHPFFTGKQKLVDTAGRVERFQRKYGRKQQA; from the coding sequence GTGAAGGCCGCGATCCATCCCGAGTACGTCGAGACCACCATCACCTGCGCCTGCGGGGAGGTCATCCACACCCGGTCCACGCGACCCAACATCCGGGTCGAGATCTGCTCGAAGTGTCACCCATTCTTCACGGGCAAGCAGAAGCTGGTGGACACCGCGGGGCGGGTCGAGCGCTTTCAGCGCAAATACGGCCGAAAGCAGCAGGCGTAG
- the rho gene encoding transcription termination factor Rho: MNLTELKEKAIPELNAIARDLGIQGISGLRKQELIFKILQSQAERDGLIFAEGVLEVLPDGFGFLRAPDYNYLPGPDDIYVSPSQIRRFDLRTGDTISGQVRPPKDSERYFALLKVEAINYESPEAAKDKILFDNLTPLYPMERIRLEHDSEDLSTRVMDLLTPIGKGQRGLIVAAPRTGKTMLLQAIANAIAKNHPEIYLIVLLIDERPEEVTDMQRNVKGEVISSTFDEPPARHVQVADMVVEKAKRLVEHKKDVVILLDSITRFSRAHNAVIPPSGKVLSGGLDANALQRPRRFFATARNIEEGGSLTILATAIIDTGSRMDDVIFEEFKGTGNMEVHLDRRLMDKRVFPTINLEQSGTRKEELLIEKDDLQRIWLLRKALSQLNPVEAMELLLDKLKMTKTNKEFLNSMSSLG, translated from the coding sequence ATGAATCTGACCGAGCTCAAGGAAAAGGCAATCCCGGAGCTCAACGCGATCGCCCGTGACCTGGGTATTCAGGGAATCTCCGGGCTGCGCAAGCAGGAGCTGATCTTCAAGATCCTGCAGTCCCAGGCCGAGCGTGACGGGCTCATCTTCGCCGAAGGGGTGCTCGAGGTCCTGCCCGACGGCTTCGGGTTCCTCCGGGCTCCGGACTACAACTACCTGCCAGGACCGGACGACATCTACGTCTCCCCCTCCCAGATCCGCCGGTTCGACCTCCGGACCGGGGACACCATCTCCGGGCAGGTCCGGCCGCCCAAGGACTCCGAGCGCTATTTCGCGCTGCTGAAGGTCGAGGCGATCAACTACGAGTCCCCCGAAGCGGCCAAGGACAAGATCCTGTTCGACAACCTGACCCCGCTCTACCCGATGGAGCGGATCCGGCTGGAGCACGATTCCGAGGACCTCTCGACGCGGGTCATGGATCTGTTGACCCCGATCGGCAAGGGGCAGCGGGGGCTCATCGTGGCCGCCCCCCGGACCGGCAAGACCATGCTGCTGCAGGCCATCGCCAACGCGATTGCGAAGAACCATCCGGAGATCTATCTCATCGTCCTGCTCATCGACGAGCGGCCCGAGGAGGTCACCGACATGCAGCGGAACGTCAAGGGCGAGGTAATCTCCTCGACCTTCGACGAGCCACCCGCCCGACACGTCCAGGTGGCCGACATGGTCGTCGAGAAGGCCAAGCGCCTCGTCGAGCACAAGAAGGACGTCGTGATCCTCCTGGATTCGATCACGCGCTTCTCCCGGGCCCACAACGCCGTCATCCCGCCCTCGGGCAAGGTCCTGTCGGGCGGCCTGGACGCCAACGCCCTCCAGCGGCCCCGGCGGTTCTTCGCCACCGCCCGGAACATCGAGGAAGGCGGCAGCCTGACGATCCTGGCCACGGCCATCATCGACACGGGCAGCCGGATGGACGACGTGATCTTCGAGGAGTTCAAGGGGACCGGCAACATGGAGGTCCACCTGGACCGCCGGCTCATGGACAAGCGTGTGTTCCCGACGATCAACCTCGAGCAGTCCGGCACCCGCAAGGAAGAGTTGCTCATCGAGAAGGACGACCTCCAGCGCATCTGGCTCCTGCGGAAGGCGCTGTCCCAGCTCAACCCCGTCGAGGCCATGGAGCTCCTGCTCGACAAGCTCAAGATGACCAAGACCAACAAGGAGTTCCTGAACTCGATGTCGAGCCTGGGCTAG